TACAACTCTATTGCTGATAAAACGGTCACTGCCTCTTCTAATTCAAATTTTATTGAACCTTGATTAGATATATTGAGCTCAGTTCTTTTTACCGTATGATATTTCAAATAATGCGCAATTTTAATCTGAAGATTTTCATTTGTGATAGTATAGGAATCGTTAAATTCTTTCTTAATTAACTTCTCATCTATAGTGTCATACCAAGGTGAAAAATTCACCCATTTGACAATCGCTTCATTCACCACAAAAAATTCTTTGAATTTAAGATTTATTGCATCCACTATATGTGAATCACTTACAAATGAATACTTGGGTCTGTATATTCTAGTTTGAGTAATCCCAGATGAAGAATATTTTATTCTACAGTCTATAAATGTTAAGTGCCCTAAACCCGTAAAAGCTCCAAGAATTTGAGATTCTTTGTAAGCTTTCTTTGGTGTATGTAAATTAGTTTCTAAAACAAGATCATCATCTATAAAAGACATAACACAGAACTGCTTATGTTGTTCTTGATTTACGAACCAAACTTCACCATAGTATTTTTTATCTTTTTTTAAATCCACATAAAATCTGTTTATAATTATTATGATTTAATAAATATCGTTTTTTAGCAATGTGTCAATAAAAAAGTTAATGAATTGTCATCAGCCTAGAAACTCCAATATAAAGTGATTAAGCAATCCTCATATAAGCATCTGGCATATAATTGTATATATATACTCTATCAAAATTAGATTCAAGCTTATCAAAATCTGAATGCTCAAAATCATGTGTTGACGCTTTTGTGCCAAAATCTGAAACTAAAAGCAACCAATTTTCATCATATTCTTCAGGGTACTTCTTAATATTCTTTTCTTTTTTTGATATAATAGTTTGTAACCATTCAATATTAACCCTCTCTACTAAATATGCTCCAAAATGTTGCCAATTTTCAAATTTTCTAGTATTTGAAATAGAAAAACTATCAATTAAGTTTGAAACTTTAGAATCTAAAAATTTTGATGAAATATCAAACTCAAAATTCTTATTATTTAAATAAATTGTTTCTACCAACTTAAAAACTTCTATAGAGTATTCCATTTCAGCTTTTAGTCCCGACTTAAGTTTTATATTATTAAAGGTCATTAATACATACAACTCATCATCATATTTTTCCCTAAACAATTTTAGAGCATTATTGATAATTTTTTCTCTATAAGATTCTAATTGTTTTAGTTTAGGGTTTATTAACCTAGTGTGTTCTAAAGATACTTTAAGACCATCAATATCCAATATAAAATCAGGTGTTTCAAAGTCTATTATATTCGATACTCGTAACTTTAATTCAGAATTAGAAATAAATTTTATTAATTGATGTCTTTCAATTTCTTTCTTTTTATCCAATCCTTAATTTTTAATTAATTATGCTTTCCGTTAGGTTAGAAGATAGCTTCTTATCAAAATTTACCCCTTTGAGTTTTAACTCTTCTATTACAGAGTCTTTAAACTCTAGCTTATCTACCAAGTTCCTGTGTCTATGATTGTATTGCCTGAACAAATCGTCCCAAGTCATTGCATAAATTTCGTAGTTGTTAATTGATTGAACCAGAAAACGCTTTCCTTTGTTTTTTTGATTTTCATACAATCCTTTGATAAAACCATCAACCTGTTTGCCTACTAGAATAAATTTCCAATGTCTTAACTGGCTATTAAATTGAGTTTCATTCACAATAAAGTTAAGATAATCTTCTATTTGTCGATATTGCTCTTTACCAATTGTAACTGAAGGCCTTTTTAATTCAATAATTATATTCTCTTCAATTATATCATCATTAGAGTTAGGGTCTGGAATACTTGATTTACGACATATAAAAATATCCGGTCTTCTTAACTTTTCTTTACGATTTAATTCACTAATCTTTGGTTGCTTGTTATTGTTAATCTCAAGGAACTGCAAATAATTATTGAGAACAGTTTCAAAATTCACATCTGCCGATACCAAGTGATACTTTTCTCCAAATAACCAATAATTGTTTTCAATAACTTTTTGAATATGATTAATTTCATCAGTGAATTTTTCCAAATCAAACACTAGAACTTTTAAGGTTTCAACGGCTATATGTCTATTTTCAAGAAGCTTAACCAAACTCATTATATGAGTGAACTTTGTTCTATTTAGAGTTTCAGCGAGTTCAGTTCTTTCATCATCAGTGAGATTAACAATACCATCGATTATTGTCAATATTTTATCCCGCTCTTCTGAATCAAGAAGTAAATTCAAGAAACCAACTAATGTTCGGCTTTGAGTTTTATTCAGCTTGTGAAAAATCTTTGGTTCAGCACAATAAAGCTCTTTAACGACATTTTCTAAATCATTCTTACGCAATTGCTCATAACTCGTATTTTTAAATGAAGGAAAAACATTATCGTTTCTATATTTAATTATTAAATCTTCAGCTTTATTTTCCTTTATATATTCTTTCTCTTTTTGAGAAATAAATTCTTTTAAGTGAGAAACAAGAAGCTTAAATGTACTATCAAGTTGATTTTTATCAAAAGAAGGAGAATCATTCTTTGTGGGTAAAAAGTCATTAAAATAAGCTGACTCTACATAAACAGAATGATGAAAATCTATCGCTCCGTTATTAAAAGAGGTGTGAACCCGATGCTTTTCTATTTTATCACTATTTAGAAAATAATTAAAGTACTTGTCTCCAATTTTTTTACTCCAACGGACATAAGAAACTTTAAATTTATCATCAATAATCGTTGCTTCAAAATTTTGAGAATCAGCAATGATTCTATTATAATCAATTCTATTTCCGTTAACTATAATTTTGTAATCTCGTTCTTTATTAAGATGCAAAAACCAACCAAACTCACTTGCTAAAAAATCAAAAAACGCCTCATTTTCTAATTGATCTCCATATAGATCAAAAAACGTATCAAATGTAACGACTGTACCTGTGTCCTTTTTAACAACCTTCTTTTCTTGGGTTATACCATAATTCTGACTGTCCTCCTTACTAATGACTATACCGTATTGAAAATTTTTACCTTCCTTTTCAAATACAGTATCCCATTTGGCTTCATTCGCAAAAGTTGTAAATGAATATCTACCTTTTCCTTTTTTACCTTTAATAAATCCAGTCTTAGAAAAAGTAAACATCTTTTGAGAATCTTGAAATTTTCCAAACGTATTTTCTAATTCGGATAAATCAATACCTGTTCCATTATCAGAAATTGATAAGCTATTGAGATAGCCTATTTCATTAGAATCGTAATCTATTTTTATTGTAGTAGCTCGGGCGTCAAAACCGTTCCACACATATTCAGCAATGGCTTTATATCCACTCGGTAAGCCACTCTGTTCGATGCTTTTTGATGTTATTTTAGAGGTAAACTTTTTCATGAAATGTAAAGGTAATAAAATGATCTTGTTCATTTAAATTTTATTATCCTTTATCCATAGCCCTTTTTCCAATAATAGAAATGCCTTGTTTTATTAGGATTGTAAAACTATAGATATACTATAATAAGTTTGTTTCTACTAACTGAATCAATCAAAAACCAGAACAGGACCATTTTTGATAACAAGACTAGTAATACTTCTAAACTTAAAATATTGAACCAACCTATCTGAAAAGAATATAGAACCGGTTTGAAGACTTATAATATCTCTTTTTGCATAGTGTTTATCTAAGGCAATTTTCGCCCATCTGTAGAATAAATTCTCTTCGCTATAATCCTTAAATTCTTGATAGTTTTTGAAAGATAGATATCTTCTGTCAACCTCATCAATCAATGCGTCTTCTTCAGGAAAAATAGCAGATTTAGAGAATACGATCTCAGAAGTAGGAATCATCGGAATAAATAACAAATAATAATTCTGTTCTGTTCCTGTAATGTGAACCTTTCTAATTTTGTAGTCTTCTTCAGATACTTCAAGTTCTTTTAAACATTCTAAGAACTTTTCACTAATGATATATTTATAACCATTAAAATGAGGTGTAAACACCACCAAGTCAGTTTCTTTAGCACTTTTTAAAAAAGACGCACTCAAGTGTTCAATTTCTAAATTCGCTACTTGCTCTTGTTCGTTTACGAAATTGGGATTATAACTTAGTAGAACGTTATTTATGTCTTTGAAATTATCATTTTTACGCAATTCTTTTTCGGAAAATTCTAGTTGATAAACACCGTTTTTAACTCCGATTACTTTCGGCTCTGGATTATGTGATATTTGTTTGTAAGAGTGCATTCTAATTATTGAGTTTTCTAAAATAGTCATTTAATTTTATTCCGCTATCGTACGCCTGATTTAACTGTTTATTCAAGTTTTTTTGTAAGCCTCTAATGGCTTTTTTACTTAAGCTCCCTTCATTAATAAGTCTTTCAATTTGATTCCCTACATACTTATTGTATTGTGGATGATTCCCATGAAAAGGTGTGGGTAACTTCTTTAAATTCCAAACTGAATTTATTTCCATAAATGGAGCTAATATCGCTTTATGTTTCTTCCAAATTGCTTTAGGAATTATATGGTGTTTTTGAATTTTCACCAACTTAGCAGCTCTCGCTATTTGGGTAACACTCTGTTTAACGGGGCCTCCAATTAACTCCAGTGCTCCCCCACCTCCTAGTTGTAAATCGGACTCCCTCTTTACATCAGGAGTATTAAATAAATAATCGGCGATATTAGATATATTAAACTCCGAGTAGCTATTTTGCTCGTTATAAAAATCCGTATAAGCATCTGCAATGTCATCACTCACATAATTAATTACATTAGCCTCGAATGACTTTCCTCCAATAGTTACAGTAGTTGTTTTATCATTGATTTCATTAGCGAAAAACTTGGCTTTTGTAAAATCAGTATCACTAACTTTAATAGTTTTATTTATACCATCGTTTACCTCAACGGTCTCTCCAGTATTAATGTTTTCATAAATCGTTTCCGGAGCCAACCCGGTTGGATCTATAAAAAATATCGGATTGTTATTTGTGAAGTTATAGGGTGACATATCCGGAAATTCTTCACTTAAAGGATCAGGAGTCATCCAACGACTCACAATCTCTGGTTTTAAATCAGCCTCTGAAACACCCAAGTTTTCAGTTATAATGACACCTGTTATTTGCTTAGATTTTAGGTTATATGTAAAGCTCCCTATTTGAACGAGAGTGTCAGGAAAAGCTTCACGATATTTGCCTTTACTTAACGTGGCAATTTTTGGTTTATACCCCAAATGTCTAAAAGGGTTTACCTCATTGATATAGCGTTGTCCTCTTTCTTCTTTTGTTTCATTGTTTTGCTCCGTTTGGGCATACGCTCCAAAAAGTGCAAATACAAAAAGGATGGTTAATAGTTTTTTCATAGTTTAATTTTACTTTTTTAGGGTCATGATTTTTTTGTTTAAATATTTTTCTTTCTCCTCTTTTAGAGATACTAACCAATCGAGATACATTCTCTTAGGCATTTGGCGATATCCAAGTTCATGTATATTTCTAACTTGAGTATTTAGATTTACCCAAGCTATCTTACCTTTTGGGTCATCTATAATTTCATTAATTGTTTTATGCTTGCTCTTCACATATGCTTGAAGTTGCCTCTTCTCAGTTTCTAATTTTAACAACAGTGCATTGATGTAGTTTGGATAATATTGAAGTGCTTTCTCTAAACATCTAAGAATGAACGCTCCATTATTATCGGGATATTTCCTATGATATCCTTGAGCCAGGTCTACTAACAATAAAGCAAGGCTTTCCTTATCGTTTAAAGCCTTCATATAAAGTCCATTTCGTATTCCATCTAAATGGACATAGCCACTGGCCATTATCCAAGCATCAATTGGAAAATAGCCACTAGTCAATTCTGTGTTATACCATCCGTCTTTTTCGTTACGATGCTTGATATAAATATGGTTTGGTGCTAATGCTAAATGTGCTTTCACTCCAATTTCTTCCGCTAAGATTTTATACAAATATGGTAGAGAATGACAATTTCCTTTGTTCTCAATGAGTAGTTTAGAAACAAACATTTTTCTCCAATCTTTTTCGCCCCATATATCTTCAAAATCGTATCCATAAGGTTGATACTCGTACTGTCCTCCTTTCATATAGATTGGTATGGTGTCTTTCATAACACTGTATAAAGACGCGTATTTCAAAACAGCTTCTTTGTCTTTATGATTATAGTTAAGTAGTTTTCTGGATTTTACAATATTCTCAATTAACTTCGTTAATCCTTGAATCTCCATGTTGAGATATAGGGTGTCTAATTCTCCTTCCATATAAGCATTCTCCACTGC
The sequence above is a segment of the Tenacibaculum sp. 190130A14a genome. Coding sequences within it:
- a CDS encoding ATP-binding protein, which codes for MNKIILLPLHFMKKFTSKITSKSIEQSGLPSGYKAIAEYVWNGFDARATTIKIDYDSNEIGYLNSLSISDNGTGIDLSELENTFGKFQDSQKMFTFSKTGFIKGKKGKGRYSFTTFANEAKWDTVFEKEGKNFQYGIVISKEDSQNYGITQEKKVVKKDTGTVVTFDTFFDLYGDQLENEAFFDFLASEFGWFLHLNKERDYKIIVNGNRIDYNRIIADSQNFEATIIDDKFKVSYVRWSKKIGDKYFNYFLNSDKIEKHRVHTSFNNGAIDFHHSVYVESAYFNDFLPTKNDSPSFDKNQLDSTFKLLVSHLKEFISQKEKEYIKENKAEDLIIKYRNDNVFPSFKNTSYEQLRKNDLENVVKELYCAEPKIFHKLNKTQSRTLVGFLNLLLDSEERDKILTIIDGIVNLTDDERTELAETLNRTKFTHIMSLVKLLENRHIAVETLKVLVFDLEKFTDEINHIQKVIENNYWLFGEKYHLVSADVNFETVLNNYLQFLEINNNKQPKISELNRKEKLRRPDIFICRKSSIPDPNSNDDIIEENIIIELKRPSVTIGKEQYRQIEDYLNFIVNETQFNSQLRHWKFILVGKQVDGFIKGLYENQKNKGKRFLVQSINNYEIYAMTWDDLFRQYNHRHRNLVDKLEFKDSVIEELKLKGVNFDKKLSSNLTESIIN
- a CDS encoding AHH domain-containing protein; amino-acid sequence: MKKLLTILFVFALFGAYAQTEQNNETKEERGQRYINEVNPFRHLGYKPKIATLSKGKYREAFPDTLVQIGSFTYNLKSKQITGVIITENLGVSEADLKPEIVSRWMTPDPLSEEFPDMSPYNFTNNNPIFFIDPTGLAPETIYENINTGETVEVNDGINKTIKVSDTDFTKAKFFANEINDKTTTVTIGGKSFEANVINYVSDDIADAYTDFYNEQNSYSEFNISNIADYLFNTPDVKRESDLQLGGGGALELIGGPVKQSVTQIARAAKLVKIQKHHIIPKAIWKKHKAILAPFMEINSVWNLKKLPTPFHGNHPQYNKYVGNQIERLINEGSLSKKAIRGLQKNLNKQLNQAYDSGIKLNDYFRKLNN